Proteins co-encoded in one Actinomadura luteofluorescens genomic window:
- a CDS encoding helix-turn-helix domain-containing protein — MDVVSFADIPVKERFAFWREMSSKMWMPLDARCEPHLEGPFQAHTALGGPASLQATLLTATSLTIQRTPGLIRRSDPETFFVTCAVRGHAMGEQADRRADLRTGDLMLRDSSRPYLTRFGSGDPAGGQLLSLQFPRSMLPMPERGLRDLSAVRIRGDRGIGALASQYLLELARRLEDFSAAEAVRVSTLTLDVLTAALAAELDARNAVPPDGRRRALLAQIHAFIRANLGDAHLTPGAIAAAHHISVSYLHQLFRAEEITVAGWIRERRLERCRRDLSDPMLAATPIGAIAARWGFTSPAHFSQAFRAAYGLSPRQFRQSSAGNGRGPSDPSV; from the coding sequence ATGGACGTGGTCAGCTTCGCCGATATCCCGGTGAAAGAGCGGTTCGCCTTCTGGCGCGAGATGAGCTCGAAGATGTGGATGCCGCTGGACGCGCGCTGCGAACCGCACCTGGAAGGCCCGTTCCAGGCCCATACCGCTCTCGGCGGGCCCGCCTCCCTCCAGGCGACCCTGCTGACGGCGACGTCGCTGACGATCCAGCGCACGCCCGGGCTGATCCGCCGGTCCGACCCCGAGACCTTCTTCGTGACCTGCGCCGTTCGCGGTCACGCCATGGGGGAGCAAGCTGATCGGCGGGCCGATCTGCGCACCGGTGATCTGATGCTCCGGGACAGCTCGCGTCCCTACCTGACCAGGTTCGGATCGGGGGACCCCGCGGGCGGCCAACTGCTCTCGCTGCAGTTTCCGCGCTCGATGCTGCCGATGCCCGAGCGGGGTCTGCGGGACCTCAGCGCGGTCCGCATCCGGGGTGACCGAGGCATCGGTGCGCTGGCCTCCCAGTACCTGCTGGAGCTGGCCCGGCGGCTCGAGGATTTCAGCGCGGCCGAGGCGGTGCGGGTGTCCACCCTGACCCTCGACGTCCTGACCGCGGCGCTGGCCGCCGAACTGGACGCCCGCAACGCCGTCCCGCCGGACGGGCGGCGGCGCGCGTTGCTCGCGCAGATCCACGCGTTCATCCGAGCGAACCTGGGTGATGCGCATCTGACACCGGGCGCGATCGCCGCGGCCCACCACATCTCGGTGAGCTACCTGCACCAACTGTTCCGAGCTGAAGAAATCACCGTCGCCGGCTGGATCCGCGAACGCCGCCTGGAACGGTGCCGCCGCGACCTGAGCGACCCGATGCTGGCCGCCACACCGATCGGAGCAATCGCGGCCCGCTGGGGCTTCACCAGTCCGGCGCACTTCAGCCAGGCCTTCCGCGCCGCCTACGGGCTCTCCCCTCGCCAGTTCCGCCAGAGTTCCGCAGGGAACGGCCGAGGACCGTCGGACCCCTCGGTCTGA
- a CDS encoding cytochrome P450, whose product MRVPQPPASVPAPAPLPTRRDDPLDPPPALGLLRTESPVSPLSFPDGATGLLLTRHRDVREILADERFSADRSSASSPIRRPAFRPEDRTGSLLFLDRPEHTRYRRLLTPFFTTRRMQALAPRVERIVADHLDALRAAGPPADLVPAFTLPIPSLVICELLGVPYADRARFHAWSADLLSITADTGRVAEARDALMGYMRELVAAKRRSPDDALLGSLITSGAGLSDAELGGIGRLLLVAGHETTANMLALGTLTLLTRPDQLDAFRRGAEAAGPAVEELLRYLSIIQFGVVRVAKEDVEIHGHPVRAGQTVVLSLPAANRDPEHFERPDELDVTRPPSQHVAFGHGIHQCLGQQLARVEMRIALTALFDGLPGLRLAVPPDEVPMRHDMFIYGVHRLPVSWER is encoded by the coding sequence ATGCGCGTTCCGCAGCCCCCCGCCTCCGTTCCCGCCCCCGCCCCGCTGCCCACGCGGCGCGACGACCCGCTCGACCCGCCGCCGGCGCTCGGCCTGCTCCGCACGGAGTCGCCGGTGTCCCCGCTGTCGTTCCCCGACGGCGCGACCGGCCTGCTGCTGACCCGGCACCGGGACGTGCGCGAGATCCTGGCCGACGAGCGGTTCAGCGCCGACCGGTCGTCGGCCTCCTCGCCGATCAGGCGGCCCGCCTTCCGGCCCGAGGACCGTACCGGTTCGCTGCTGTTCCTGGACCGGCCGGAGCACACCCGCTACCGGCGGCTGCTCACGCCGTTCTTCACCACCCGCCGGATGCAGGCCCTCGCGCCGCGCGTCGAGCGGATCGTCGCCGACCACCTCGACGCCCTGCGCGCGGCCGGCCCGCCCGCCGACCTGGTTCCGGCGTTCACCCTGCCGATCCCGTCCCTGGTGATCTGCGAGCTGCTCGGCGTGCCCTACGCCGACCGCGCCCGCTTCCACGCCTGGTCGGCCGACCTGCTCAGCATCACCGCGGACACGGGTCGGGTGGCGGAGGCCAGGGACGCGCTGATGGGGTACATGCGGGAGCTGGTGGCCGCCAAACGGCGCAGCCCGGACGACGCGCTGCTCGGCTCGCTGATCACCTCCGGGGCCGGGCTGAGCGACGCCGAACTCGGCGGCATCGGCCGGCTGCTGCTGGTCGCCGGGCACGAGACCACCGCCAACATGCTGGCGCTGGGCACCCTCACCCTGCTCACCCGTCCGGACCAGCTGGACGCCTTCCGCCGCGGCGCCGAGGCCGCCGGCCCCGCGGTCGAGGAGCTGCTGCGCTACCTCAGCATCATCCAGTTCGGCGTCGTCCGGGTGGCCAAGGAGGACGTCGAGATCCACGGCCACCCGGTCCGCGCCGGGCAGACCGTGGTCCTGTCGCTGCCCGCCGCCAACCGCGACCCCGAGCACTTCGAGAGGCCCGACGAGCTGGACGTCACGCGGCCGCCGTCCCAGCACGTGGCGTTCGGCCACGGCATCCACCAGTGCCTCGGCCAGCAGCTGGCCCGCGTGGAGATGCGCATCGCGCTCACCGCCCTGTTCGACGGGCTGCCCGGCCTGCGCCTCGCCGTGCCGCCCGACGAGGTGCCCATGCGCCACGACATGTTCATCTACGGCGTCCACCGGCTGCCGGTGAGCTGGGAGCGGTGA
- a CDS encoding TetR/AcrR family transcriptional regulator — MRDDVTARSGLRKVPLSRPERRAELFDAVLALLSEVGYERLTMDLVARRARVGKATLYQRWPTKAHLVMAAMERYRPVVSGRDAGSFTEDIRQLLMAYVASWSSLDRGLVIALLEGSRRDAELARMRRERLADPVRRAIEAALDRARERGEIPGRVDAGLLADLPFAVILGHVLMQDEPPGHDLVDRFVDGILSPLLDVPNQPEPRI; from the coding sequence ATGCGGGACGACGTGACGGCGCGGAGCGGGCTGAGGAAGGTGCCGCTGAGCAGGCCCGAGCGGCGCGCGGAACTGTTCGACGCCGTCCTCGCCCTGCTCTCGGAGGTCGGGTACGAGCGGTTGACCATGGACCTGGTGGCGCGGCGCGCGCGGGTGGGCAAGGCGACGCTGTACCAGCGCTGGCCCACCAAGGCGCACCTGGTGATGGCCGCGATGGAGCGCTACCGGCCCGTGGTGTCGGGGCGGGACGCCGGGTCGTTCACCGAGGACATCCGCCAGCTGCTGATGGCCTACGTCGCCAGCTGGTCGAGCCTGGACCGCGGGCTGGTCATCGCGCTGCTGGAGGGCAGCCGCCGGGACGCCGAGCTGGCCCGGATGCGCCGCGAGCGGCTCGCCGATCCCGTGCGGCGCGCCATCGAGGCGGCGCTCGACCGGGCGCGCGAGCGCGGCGAGATCCCCGGCCGGGTCGACGCCGGGCTGCTGGCGGACCTGCCGTTCGCGGTCATCCTCGGGCATGTGCTGATGCAGGACGAGCCCCCCGGCCACGACCTGGTCGATCGCTTTGTGGACGGCATCCTGTCCCCCCTACTGGACGTCCCCAACCAGCCGGAACCTCGCATATAG
- a CDS encoding ferredoxin, with the protein MRIVADHDLCLGAGQCALFAPEVFDQSDEDGTVVLLTESPPEDLHETVRQAVRMCPNQVISLHEAAEEADADTTTPVDAPSP; encoded by the coding sequence ATGCGGATCGTCGCCGATCACGACCTCTGCCTCGGCGCGGGACAGTGCGCCCTGTTCGCGCCGGAGGTCTTCGACCAGTCCGACGAGGACGGCACCGTCGTCCTCCTCACCGAGTCTCCTCCCGAGGACCTCCACGAGACGGTCCGCCAGGCTGTCCGGATGTGCCCCAACCAGGTCATCAGCCTGCACGAGGCCGCGGAAGAGGCCGACGCCGATACGACAACGCCCGTGGACGCGCCCTCTCCATGA
- a CDS encoding serine/threonine-protein kinase, with protein MAGTGLRALRAADPERVGPYRLLARLGAGGMGQVYLGRSQGRRLVAVKVVHPHFADNALFRRRFTKEIAAARRIMGFYTAQVIDADAEAEPPWLATEYIAGPSLQDAVEENGALPEVSLAALGAGLAEGLRAVHEQNVIHRDLKPGNVLLARDGPRIIDFGIARAMDAPTQSLTLMGTPGYMSPEQFLGGDLEPSSDVFCLAAVLAYAATGRHPFGEGPSEALGYRVRYEDPDLTGVPASLLPLIAAGLEKDPDDRPATGDFLDRCSALVADEGMSLPKPFTTMIASRVAETEVFTRKAGTGEHRAPPPSRDGKRPPADRSQSPPKPVPGERSPAKAGVAVVAGVAGVALVALLMAVVGNGDSKGSDNDAAASTSKTSRSTGPASEGGSARPSPTPDHTWKAFNEISVNDCLSASGNPWNPGGWLGDVPRAVPCGESDAYLRVTRVGKTSSACGSKPLDGESYWESPAHGGDRIYLCVERQFRKGECFLGKQGSRPGLAAISGYGLMTAWRCGKGDLPKEYAHVLRFTGYYRSRCPKGSLTWDFRRGVLCARIV; from the coding sequence ATGGCCGGTACGGGACTCAGGGCGCTCAGGGCCGCCGACCCGGAACGGGTCGGGCCGTACCGGCTGCTGGCACGGCTGGGAGCGGGCGGCATGGGGCAGGTCTACCTGGGCCGGTCACAGGGCCGGCGGCTGGTCGCCGTCAAGGTCGTCCACCCGCACTTCGCCGACAACGCGCTGTTCCGGCGCCGGTTCACGAAGGAGATCGCGGCGGCGCGCCGCATCATGGGCTTCTACACGGCGCAGGTGATAGACGCCGACGCCGAGGCCGAGCCGCCGTGGCTGGCCACGGAGTACATCGCCGGACCATCGTTGCAGGACGCCGTCGAGGAGAACGGCGCGCTGCCCGAGGTCTCGCTGGCGGCCCTCGGCGCGGGGCTCGCCGAGGGGCTGCGGGCGGTCCACGAGCAGAACGTGATCCACCGGGACCTCAAGCCGGGGAACGTGCTGCTGGCCCGGGACGGGCCGCGGATCATCGACTTCGGCATCGCGCGCGCGATGGACGCGCCCACCCAGAGCCTGACGTTGATGGGCACGCCCGGGTACATGTCGCCCGAGCAGTTCCTGGGCGGCGACCTCGAACCGTCCAGCGACGTGTTCTGCCTGGCCGCGGTGCTGGCCTACGCCGCGACCGGCCGCCATCCCTTCGGGGAGGGACCGTCCGAGGCCCTCGGCTACCGGGTCCGTTACGAGGACCCGGACCTGACGGGCGTCCCTGCGTCGCTGCTGCCCCTGATCGCGGCGGGTCTGGAGAAGGACCCGGACGACCGTCCGGCGACCGGGGACTTCCTGGACCGCTGTTCCGCACTGGTCGCGGACGAGGGCATGTCTCTGCCGAAGCCGTTCACCACCATGATCGCCTCGCGGGTGGCCGAGACCGAGGTCTTCACGCGGAAGGCGGGCACAGGCGAACACCGGGCGCCTCCTCCGTCCCGCGATGGGAAACGGCCACCTGCGGACCGGAGCCAGTCGCCACCGAAGCCGGTTCCGGGGGAGCGTTCACCTGCCAAAGCAGGGGTCGCGGTAGTGGCCGGGGTCGCGGGTGTCGCGCTCGTCGCCCTGCTCATGGCCGTCGTGGGCAACGGAGACTCCAAAGGATCGGACAACGATGCCGCGGCGTCGACCTCGAAAACGAGCCGCTCGACCGGTCCCGCCAGCGAAGGAGGCAGTGCCCGGCCGAGTCCGACTCCTGACCACACCTGGAAGGCGTTCAACGAGATCTCGGTGAACGACTGCTTGAGCGCGTCCGGGAACCCCTGGAATCCCGGCGGATGGCTCGGAGACGTCCCCCGCGCGGTTCCCTGCGGGGAGAGCGACGCCTACCTGAGGGTCACCAGGGTGGGGAAGACCAGCAGCGCGTGCGGCTCCAAGCCGCTCGACGGAGAATCGTATTGGGAGTCCCCCGCTCACGGGGGAGACAGAATCTATCTCTGCGTGGAACGGCAGTTCAGGAAAGGCGAGTGCTTCCTGGGCAAGCAGGGCAGCAGGCCGGGCCTGGCGGCCATCAGCGGGTACGGCCTGATGACCGCCTGGAGATGCGGGAAGGGCGACCTCCCGAAGGAGTACGCACACGTCCTCCGGTTCACCGGCTACTACAGGAGCAGATGCCCCAAGGGCTCCCTGACCTGGGACTTTCGCCGAGGAGTCCTCTGCGCCAGGATCGTCTAG
- the ligA gene encoding NAD-dependent DNA ligase LigA produces the protein MDVGERIAELTAQVKRLNDLYYGAGDSPLPDADYDALKDELAALVAEHPELEPADSPLGKVNAPAELTGPTVRHARPMLSLAKATSEEQIRTFCERFGGQVFRVSEKLDGLSLSVVYTDGRLDYVATRGTGAVGELVTEKVRHVIPGLPAEIEAPGRVEVRGEAVMLRSVWTAYNEAHPERILTNPRSGAAGTLVLKDPEAAVAAKRVLRFFAFGADRDGVAIEVPEGFESVAQYVGAGAEEVIAAIEEIGGRRDGLDYDIDGAVVRLHEPAAFDAAGFNSAEPRGAIAFKYPPEEKLTTLLAVQWPVGKIGRVPPRAKVAPVFVGGVTVENITLHNPRLIRERDLRIGDTVAVVRRGDVIPFAGRSLPERRDGSEVEIVPPAHCPSCDSELEVRGTGEERWCVNLQCPAQATRRLMHWASRQAADMEGVGDVWIEKLAEDGVLKRRSDFYDLTTEQLLGYERMGEVSAQNMVDSIASSKGVGLRRALIGLAIPMASEGTAKRLCLAGYERIEDVATATAEDLVAIRDIGPKAAESIVAFFARPEVREEIAALRERGVDLDVLPEDRPLDAAAAGDSPLKGKSVVITGAFTDPRSGAKTSRPDVTRLVEQAAATTASSVSTNTDYLLTGDNVGAAKTGKAEKLGVTVVQQDELWRWLTEAGVV, from the coding sequence GTGGACGTTGGAGAGCGCATCGCCGAGCTGACCGCCCAGGTCAAGCGACTGAACGATCTGTACTACGGCGCCGGTGACAGCCCGCTGCCGGACGCCGACTACGACGCGTTGAAGGACGAGCTGGCGGCACTGGTCGCCGAGCACCCGGAACTGGAGCCGGCCGACAGCCCGCTCGGCAAGGTCAACGCCCCGGCGGAGCTGACCGGCCCGACCGTGCGCCACGCGCGCCCGATGCTGTCGCTGGCGAAGGCGACGAGCGAGGAGCAGATCCGCACGTTCTGCGAGCGGTTCGGCGGCCAGGTCTTCCGCGTGTCGGAGAAGCTCGACGGGCTCTCGCTCAGCGTCGTCTACACCGACGGGAGGCTCGACTACGTGGCCACGCGCGGCACCGGCGCGGTCGGCGAGCTGGTGACCGAGAAGGTGCGCCACGTGATCCCCGGCCTGCCGGCCGAGATCGAGGCGCCCGGGCGCGTGGAGGTCCGCGGCGAGGCGGTGATGCTGCGGTCGGTGTGGACGGCCTACAACGAGGCGCACCCGGAGCGGATCCTGACCAACCCCCGTTCGGGAGCCGCCGGAACCCTGGTCCTGAAAGACCCCGAGGCGGCCGTCGCGGCCAAGCGGGTGCTGCGGTTCTTCGCGTTCGGAGCCGACCGCGACGGCGTCGCGATCGAGGTCCCGGAGGGCTTCGAGTCGGTCGCCCAGTATGTGGGCGCCGGTGCCGAGGAGGTCATCGCCGCGATCGAGGAGATCGGCGGCCGCCGCGACGGTCTGGACTACGACATCGACGGCGCGGTCGTGCGGCTGCACGAGCCGGCGGCGTTCGACGCGGCGGGCTTCAACAGCGCCGAGCCGCGCGGGGCGATCGCGTTCAAGTACCCGCCGGAGGAGAAGCTGACGACGCTGCTGGCGGTCCAGTGGCCGGTCGGCAAGATCGGCCGCGTTCCGCCGCGCGCGAAGGTCGCGCCGGTGTTCGTCGGCGGCGTGACGGTGGAGAACATCACCCTGCACAACCCCCGGCTGATCCGCGAGCGCGATCTGCGGATCGGTGACACGGTGGCGGTCGTGCGGCGCGGCGACGTGATCCCGTTCGCGGGCCGCTCGCTGCCGGAGCGGCGCGACGGGAGCGAGGTCGAGATCGTCCCGCCGGCGCACTGCCCGTCGTGCGACTCCGAGCTGGAGGTCCGCGGCACCGGCGAGGAGCGCTGGTGCGTGAACCTGCAGTGCCCGGCGCAGGCGACGCGCCGGCTGATGCACTGGGCCTCGCGCCAGGCGGCCGACATGGAGGGCGTCGGCGACGTCTGGATCGAGAAGCTCGCCGAGGACGGCGTGCTCAAGCGCCGCAGCGACTTCTACGACCTGACGACCGAGCAGCTGCTCGGCTACGAGCGGATGGGCGAGGTCAGCGCCCAGAACATGGTCGACTCGATCGCGTCCTCCAAAGGCGTGGGCCTGCGGCGCGCGCTGATCGGGCTGGCGATCCCGATGGCCTCCGAGGGCACCGCCAAGCGCCTGTGCCTGGCCGGCTACGAGCGCATCGAGGACGTCGCCACGGCGACGGCCGAAGACCTGGTGGCCATCCGCGACATCGGGCCGAAGGCCGCCGAGAGCATCGTGGCCTTCTTCGCCCGCCCCGAGGTCCGGGAAGAGATCGCCGCGCTGCGCGAGCGCGGCGTCGACCTCGACGTGCTGCCCGAGGACCGGCCCCTCGACGCGGCCGCCGCGGGCGACTCGCCGCTCAAGGGGAAGTCGGTCGTCATCACCGGCGCGTTCACCGATCCCCGCTCCGGCGCGAAGACCAGCCGACCCGACGTCACACGCCTGGTCGAACAGGCGGCCGCGACCACAGCCTCATCGGTCTCGACCAACACCGACTACCTGCTCACCGGAGACAACGTCGGAGCCGCCAAGACCGGCAAGGCCGAGAAGCTCGGCGTCACGGTCGTCCAGCAAGACGAACTGTGGCGCTGGCTGACCGAAGCCGGAGTCGTCTGA